Proteins from a genomic interval of Anolis sagrei isolate rAnoSag1 chromosome 1, rAnoSag1.mat, whole genome shotgun sequence:
- the LOC132775229 gene encoding proto-oncogene Mas-like, translating to MTSVFDFGRLRKIMEHMDSIIEAPDVEERKPGKPVDVPRTLQTRILFTSSPICIFGLLANLLIIWLFCCQIKKTQLTIYFLNMAIANLIIIFLNVTIIVTYFTSLTPSLKVRRLLQILHVCAFDTSFFFIAVIAVERYIFLKFPFWYNRHRPHNFSVILSIILWGISCIVSFVTYYGCFPRFDVSVNTLLNNCRVANTIEIIIELLIFLPGMIICTFGLWIRMQTPVARLDVTIVGLVLLFLIINAPVRISQVSASWDFSIDRYVLGKISLLLDSVNSAGNPLVYIIVGCRKNQKAIQFLETALKDEGNATEKTQSSESYD from the coding sequence ATGACAAGTGTGTTTGATTTTGGCAGGTTGAGAAAGATTATGGAACATATGGACAGCATCATAGAAGCTCCTGACGTTGAGGAAAGAAAACCAGGCAAACCTGTAGATGTCCCACGTACCTTACAAACAAGGATACTGTTCACATCTTCTCCAATCTGCATCTTTGGGCTGTTAGCGAATTTACTCATTATATGGCTTTTCTGCTGTCAAATCAAAAAGACTCAATTAacgatatattttttaaatatggcCATTGCGAATCTTATCATAATCTTCTTAAATgttactattattgttacatATTTTACATCCCTAACTCCCAGCTTAAAAGTTCGACGGTTATTGCAAATTTTGCATGTATGTGCATTTGATACCAGCTTTTTTTTTATTGCCGTTATTGCTGTGGAAAGGTACATTTTTCTTAAGTTCCCATTTTGGTATAATCGCCACCGACCCCACaatttttctgtcattttaagTATTATTTTATGGGGTATCTCCTGCATAGTATCATTTGTGACTTATTATGGCTGTTTTCCAAGATTCGACGTCAGCGTCAACACTCTTCTTAACAACTGCAGAGTTGCCAATACAATTGAAATAATCATTGAGTTGCTCATTTTCCTTCCCGGCATGATCATATGCACTTTTGGCCTTTGGATCAGAATGCAAACTCCTGTAGCAAGACTTGATGTTACCATTGTGGGTTTGGTTCTTCTATTTCTTATAATTAATGCACCAGTTAGAATTAGTCAAGTCTCTGCCTCTTGGGATTTTAGTATAGATAGGTATGTGCTAGGCAAGATTTCTCTCTTACTGGACTCTGTCAACAGTGCTGGCAACCCTCTCGTGTACATTATTGTTGGATGTCGAAAGAACCAGAAGGCTATTCAGTTTCTTGAGACTGCTCTGAAGGATGAAGGAAATGCAACAGAGAAAACACAATCCAGCGAATCATATGACTGA
- the LOC132775146 gene encoding proto-oncogene Mas-like, whose protein sequence is MIIIAIPICILGLVGNVLVFYFLSFKVKRTRFTLYILNITIGDTIVLVYQYIYFMLFLQPVQLTGPISHFIEIMYILGENSGFYVLTAVCLERCFSVFPPILCQFHRPKHLAIYICFALWTFSGLVSIIEYYACRPRFYAYLDEDSHHCYIQTIFKIVTGYFILIPLMVFSTLAIFIRMLQKRNERTPAVFDFTIIGVVIFFLIFQASIRLLFTLEYWYDSIGLPLFSLSVLFDTISSSINPFLYFFMGYFTYRKRYPLEVFLRAAMRDESSALISTVNNRVNNTVDSTVNNMVVNTVDSTVNNMVVNTVDSTVNNRVDNMVDSSVNNMVISTEDNTVFSTENNMVISTENNTVFSTENNMVISTENNMVFSTENNTVIST, encoded by the coding sequence ATGATAATTATAGCTATTCCAATCTGCATTTTGGGATTAGTTGGGAATGTATTAGTTTTCTACTTTCTTTCCTTTAAGGTCAAGAGGACAAGGTTCACTCTGTATATACTGAATATTACTATTGGTGATACTATTGTTCTGGtttatcaatatatatatttcatgctATTTTTGCAACCAGTTCAACTTACTGGACCCATCTCACATTTTATAGAGATAATGTATATCCTTGGAGAAAATTCGGGCTTCTATGTATTAACAGCTGTTTGTCTTGAAAGGTGTTTCTCAGTCTTTCCCCCTATCCTCTGTCAATTTCACCGTCCAAAGCATCTTGcaatttatatttgttttgcaTTGTGGACCTTCTCTGGCCTGGTATCCATCATTGAATATTACGCATGCAGACCAAGATTCTATGCATATCTGGATGAAGATAGTCACCACTGCTATATTCAAACTATATTCAAAATTGTCACTGGGTACTTCATTTTAATTCCCCTCATGGTCTTTTCCACTCTGGCCATTTTTATCAGAATGCTACAAAAAAGAAACGAAAGGACTCCTGCAGTGTTTGATTTTACCATCATAGGTgtagttattttttttcttatatttcAAGCTTCGATTAGACTTCTCTTTACTCTAGAGTACTGGTATGATTCAATAGGTTTACCTCTCTTTTCATTATCTGTCTTATTTGATACCATCTCAAGCAGCATCAAcccttttttatattttttcatgGGATATTTCACTTACAGAAAACGTTATCCACTCGAAGTTTTTCTTCGGGCTGCTATGCGGGATGAAAGCAGCGCATTAATTAGCACGGTAAATAACAGAGTAAATAACACGGTAGATAGCACGGTAAATAACATGGTAGTTAACACGGTAGATAGCACGGTAAATAACATGGTAGTTAACACGGTAGATAGCACGGTAAATAACAGGGTAGATAACATGGTAGATAGCTCGGTAAATAACATGGTAATTAGCACAGAAGATAACACGGTATTTAGCACGGAAAATAACATGGTAATTAGCACAGAAAATAACACGGTATTTAGCACGGAAAATAACATGGTAATTAGCACAGAAAATAACATGGTATTTAGCACGGAAAATAACACAGTAATTAGCACATAA